Proteins encoded within one genomic window of Siniperca chuatsi isolate FFG_IHB_CAS linkage group LG4, ASM2008510v1, whole genome shotgun sequence:
- the prr33 gene encoding mucin-2 isoform X2: MAVAYDAVTQPGLLSQQYPPPLLPKPGKDNVRLQKLLKRTAKKKASTQASQSAALFRSSLSPVNEASPDLEHSDHSTPPRTPETPFNLYSSQQPPRFTVRPLYQHVASPYPQRAAYGRAARFSTQTVAIPSYSYSQHVTTVSSFSASAHLSGVSPAPGPIVQLAVPNISLPALSVTEATVPAAEVKKPALSTFAETHAGLRPAAAVATPQPKPTSPGPTPYPATGGQALIRPLTVLSPLVKSKSPRPTFKATEPSRSPKPMFEVPQIRMYTASTSYYETSRTPPVYDSVGLTAIGSTVPQSKTPTEAKQDLTPASEVRRATTPTAQPPLLGTDSQVKTPTSETKRGTTPTADINTSLTPTSEIKRTTPTAEIKRATPTAEIKRATPTAEIKRATPTSEIKRATPKSEIKRATPTSEIRVKTPTYEFQTLRTSAGRPKTPAYHMTRATTPVFEISRPNPLLFAVSPITVEPERSRTPKTVSAASSSSASQSVKITEPKPTETILNGDIHSDMTPAAKPVQQSITKSKSEPDLTREKIPTAPAASQTLKTSTSEPTTPAVTSYGYQRSTTPTYEASRLMTTSPGYKRPKTPTYGTSSSGVSPVALQRPKTPTQVAQKSKSAYRGLTPAEYAAYGGIRTFSPAFGISSFKTPTEEEVKATKEESAECKTSSHEPSVKAQVTAEVSEVKETPKDVDKTHLRDEKVAATPSVPIIIVSQASDTSGTTLRQETSTVSSQVAAKQEKTMIQETPKAKPPTVEGKTPVQEVAKPKAKTPEAKHPQPKGDKQDPLKAVRKLLGKDKLQPAQQKSGTETKNEVSDQKEQAKPVAAIKTKAEGSKPSTAAPALPVKTSAAESTGSEDKGNDKKAESAVKSATEKKEGDESFPAAEPLLKVIQKPKGVKSKVSGWSRLKKHMVVEQEEPKFPEIGSQKEATGQDQSEVKKADEKADDKPGTQVENQTKDAPKATKMWDAVLFQMFSTKENIMHQIELNKSEKEKEEEIKDELKEIPSFAHRLPVLLFSPKFDAKRLKEAASRPVTKISTVFEMGLIGRKGKDEEPKDFNRTARGFTAT, from the exons ATGGCTGTCGCTTACGATGCTGTCACCCAGCCGGGCCTGCTTTCCCAGCAGTACCCCCCACCCCTGCTGCCCAAGCCTGGAAAGGACAACGTTCGGCTTCAGAAACTCCTCAAGAGAACTGCCAAGAAAAAGGCCTCCACTCAGGCATCGCAGTCCGCCGCACTTTTCCGCTCCAGCCTTTCCCCTGTGAACGAAGCAAGCCCTGACCTCGAGCACAGTGACCACTCCACACCACCCAGGACTCCAGAGACACCGTTCAACCTCTACAGCAGCCAGCAGCCTCCACGGTTCACCGTCAGGCCATTGTATCAACATGTGGCGTCCCCTTACCCGCAGCGTGCAGCTTATGGCAGAGCAGCAAGGTTCTCAACTCAGACAGTGGCAATCCCGTCGTACTCTTACTCGCAGCATGTTACCACAGtttcttcattttctgcatCGGCCCACCTTTCTGGTGTCTCACCAGCTCCAGGGCCAATCGTCCAGCTGGCGGTACCCAACATCTCTCTGCCAGCTTTATCTGTGACTGAGGCAACAGTACCAGCTGCTGAGGTGAAAAAACCAGCTTTAAGCACATTTGCTGAAACTCATGCCGGTCTTAGACCTGCTGCAGCTGTAGCAACCCCACAGCCAAAACCCACAAGTCCAGGTCCGACTCCTTATCCAGCAACAGGGGGTCAAGCTTTGATTCGTCCTCTCACTGTGTTGAGCCCGCTCGTAAAATCCAAAAGTCCACGTCCAACATTCAAAGCAACCGAACCTTCAAGATCGCCCAAACCGATGTTTGAAGTCCCTCAAATTAGGATGTACACAGCGAGCACATCGTACTACGAGACATCTAGGACCCCACCAGTGTATGACTCAGTGGGATTAACTGCTATTGGCAGCACAGTACCTCAAAGCAAAACACCAACAGAAGCAAAACAAGATTTGACTCCAGCATCTGAGGTCAGAAGAGCTACGACACCGACGGCTCAGCCTCCTTTATTGGGCACAGATTCCCAGGTAAAAACACCAACTTCAGAAACTAAAAGAGGCACTACACCAACAGCAGATATAAATACAAGCCTAACTCCTACATCTGAAATCAAAAGAACCACTCCAACAGCTGAAATAAAAAGAGCAACCCCAACAGCTGAAATCAAAAGAGCAACCCCAACAGCTGAAATAAAAAGAGCAACCCCAACAT CTGAAATCAAAAGAGCTACTCCAAAATCTGAAATCAAACGAGCAACCCCAACATCTGAAATCAGAGTTAAAACACCAACTTATGAATTCCAAACATTAAGAACTTCAGCAGGACGGCCTAAAACCCCAGCATACCATATGACTCGGGCTACAACGCCCGTCTTTGAAATCTCAAGACCCAATCCTCTCTTGTTTGCAGTGTCGCCAATCACAGTAGAGCCAGAGAGGTCAAGGACACCCAAAACAGTTTCTGCTGCAAGCAGTTCATCTGCTTCCCAAAGTGTGAAGATTACTGAGCCTAAGCCTACTGAAACAATACTGAATGGGGACATTCATTCAGACATGACACCTGCTGCTAAACCAGTCCAACAAAGTATTACAAAGTCAAAATCAGAGCCTGATCTGACAAGAGAAAAGATCCCAACTGCTCCAGCTGCCTCCCAAACACTTAAAACGTCTACATCTGAGCCAACAACACCAGCAGTGACTTCTTATGGTTATCAGAGGTCTACAACTCCAACATACGAGGCATCCCGACTTATGACCACATCACCTGGCTATAAAAGACCAAAGACACCTACATATGGGACATCATCTTCTGGTGTATCACCTGTAGCCCTTCAGAGACCTAAAACCCCAACCCAAGTGGCTCAAAAATCTAAGTCTGCCTACCGTGGACTGACACCGGCTGAATATGCTGCTTACGGCGGAATCAGAACTTTCTCTCCAGCATTTGGTATTTCCAGTTTTAAGACGCCAACTGAAGAGGAGGTTAAAGCTACAAAAGAGGAATCAGCAGAATGTAAAACATCTAGCCACGAACCATCCGTGAAGGCACAAGTTACAGCAGAGGTTTCTGAAGTCAAAGAAACCCCCAAAGACGTAGATAAAACCCATCTGAGAGACGAGAAGGTTGCCGCCACCCCCTCAGTCcctattattattgtttcacAAGCATCTGACACCTCAGGAACAACGTTAAGACAAGAAACAAGTACGGTATCCAGTCAGGTTGcagcaaaacaagaaaaaacgaTGATTCAAGAAACACCAAAGGCTAAACCTCCAACAGTGGAGGGGAAAACACCTGTTCAAGAAGTCGCCAAACCAAaggcaaaaactcctgaagCCAAACATCCTCAGCCCAAAGGTGACAAACAGGATCCTCTGAAGGCAGTAAGAAAACTTTTAGGCAAAGATAAATTGCAGCCTGCCCAGCAGAAATCAGGAACTGAGACAAAAAATGAGGTCTCAGATCAAAAAGAGCAAGCGAAACCTGTAGCTGCCATCAAGACTAAAGCAGAAGGCTCAAAGCCAAGCACTGCAGCGCCTGCTCTGCCTGTTAAGACATCTGCTGCTGAGTCAACAGGAAGTGAAGACAAAGGAAACGATAAGAAAGCAGAATCAGCAGTTAAATCTGCAACTGAGAAAAAGGAAGGTGACGAATCCTTCCCAGCAGCAGAGCCCCTTCTTAAAGTCATACAAAAGCCAAAGGGAGTGAAATCTAAAGTGAGCGGTTGGTCCCGACTCAAGAAGCACATGGTGGTGGAGCAGGAGGAGCCTAAATTTCCAGAGATAGGCTCTCAGAAGGAGGCCACTGGGCAGGACCAGAGTGAGGTGAAAAAGGCCGACGAGAAGGCCGACGACAAACCTGGCACTCAGGTCGAGAACCAAACTAAAGACGCTCCCAAGGCAACAAAGATGTGGGATGCTGTCCTCTTCCAAATGTTTTCCACTAAAGAGAACATCATGCACCAGATCGAGTTAAACAAAAGcgagaaggagaaggaagaagagataAAGGACGAGCTGAAAGAGATCCCTTCATTTGCACACCGACTGCCTGTGCTGCTTTTTAGTCCAAAGTTTGACGCTAAAAGGCTTAAAGAGGCGGCATCGAGGCCGGTGACGAAAATTTCAACTGTTTTTGAAATGGGTCTGATTGGGCGGAAAGGTAAAGACGAGGAACCAAAAGACTTTAATAGAACAGCGAGGGGGTTCACTGCTACTTAA
- the prr33 gene encoding mucin-2 isoform X1 yields MAVAYDAVTQPGLLSQQYPPPLLPKPGKDNVRLQKLLKRTAKKKASTQASQSAALFRSSLSPVNEASPDLEHSDHSTPPRTPETPFNLYSSQQPPRFTVRPLYQHVASPYPQRAAYGRAARFSTQTVAIPSYSYSQHVTTVSSFSASAHLSGVSPAPGPIVQLAVPNISLPALSVTEATVPAAEVKKPALSTFAETHAGLRPAAAVATPQPKPTSPGPTPYPATGGQALIRPLTVLSPLVKSKSPRPTFKATEPSRSPKPMFEVPQIRMYTASTSYYETSRTPPVYDSVGLTAIGSTVPQSKTPTEAKQDLTPASEVRRATTPTAQPPLLGTDSQVKTPTSETKRGTTPTADINTSLTPTSEIKRTTPTAEIKRATPTAEIKRATPTAEIKRATPTSEIKRATPTAEIKRATPTSEIKRATPTAEIKRATPTAEIKRATPTSEIKRATPKSEIKRATPTSEIRVKTPTYEFQTLRTSAGRPKTPAYHMTRATTPVFEISRPNPLLFAVSPITVEPERSRTPKTVSAASSSSASQSVKITEPKPTETILNGDIHSDMTPAAKPVQQSITKSKSEPDLTREKIPTAPAASQTLKTSTSEPTTPAVTSYGYQRSTTPTYEASRLMTTSPGYKRPKTPTYGTSSSGVSPVALQRPKTPTQVAQKSKSAYRGLTPAEYAAYGGIRTFSPAFGISSFKTPTEEEVKATKEESAECKTSSHEPSVKAQVTAEVSEVKETPKDVDKTHLRDEKVAATPSVPIIIVSQASDTSGTTLRQETSTVSSQVAAKQEKTMIQETPKAKPPTVEGKTPVQEVAKPKAKTPEAKHPQPKGDKQDPLKAVRKLLGKDKLQPAQQKSGTETKNEVSDQKEQAKPVAAIKTKAEGSKPSTAAPALPVKTSAAESTGSEDKGNDKKAESAVKSATEKKEGDESFPAAEPLLKVIQKPKGVKSKVSGWSRLKKHMVVEQEEPKFPEIGSQKEATGQDQSEVKKADEKADDKPGTQVENQTKDAPKATKMWDAVLFQMFSTKENIMHQIELNKSEKEKEEEIKDELKEIPSFAHRLPVLLFSPKFDAKRLKEAASRPVTKISTVFEMGLIGRKGKDEEPKDFNRTARGFTAT; encoded by the coding sequence ATGGCTGTCGCTTACGATGCTGTCACCCAGCCGGGCCTGCTTTCCCAGCAGTACCCCCCACCCCTGCTGCCCAAGCCTGGAAAGGACAACGTTCGGCTTCAGAAACTCCTCAAGAGAACTGCCAAGAAAAAGGCCTCCACTCAGGCATCGCAGTCCGCCGCACTTTTCCGCTCCAGCCTTTCCCCTGTGAACGAAGCAAGCCCTGACCTCGAGCACAGTGACCACTCCACACCACCCAGGACTCCAGAGACACCGTTCAACCTCTACAGCAGCCAGCAGCCTCCACGGTTCACCGTCAGGCCATTGTATCAACATGTGGCGTCCCCTTACCCGCAGCGTGCAGCTTATGGCAGAGCAGCAAGGTTCTCAACTCAGACAGTGGCAATCCCGTCGTACTCTTACTCGCAGCATGTTACCACAGtttcttcattttctgcatCGGCCCACCTTTCTGGTGTCTCACCAGCTCCAGGGCCAATCGTCCAGCTGGCGGTACCCAACATCTCTCTGCCAGCTTTATCTGTGACTGAGGCAACAGTACCAGCTGCTGAGGTGAAAAAACCAGCTTTAAGCACATTTGCTGAAACTCATGCCGGTCTTAGACCTGCTGCAGCTGTAGCAACCCCACAGCCAAAACCCACAAGTCCAGGTCCGACTCCTTATCCAGCAACAGGGGGTCAAGCTTTGATTCGTCCTCTCACTGTGTTGAGCCCGCTCGTAAAATCCAAAAGTCCACGTCCAACATTCAAAGCAACCGAACCTTCAAGATCGCCCAAACCGATGTTTGAAGTCCCTCAAATTAGGATGTACACAGCGAGCACATCGTACTACGAGACATCTAGGACCCCACCAGTGTATGACTCAGTGGGATTAACTGCTATTGGCAGCACAGTACCTCAAAGCAAAACACCAACAGAAGCAAAACAAGATTTGACTCCAGCATCTGAGGTCAGAAGAGCTACGACACCGACGGCTCAGCCTCCTTTATTGGGCACAGATTCCCAGGTAAAAACACCAACTTCAGAAACTAAAAGAGGCACTACACCAACAGCAGATATAAATACAAGCCTAACTCCTACATCTGAAATCAAAAGAACCACTCCAACAGCTGAAATAAAAAGAGCAACCCCAACAGCTGAAATCAAAAGAGCAACCCCAACAGCTGAAATAAAAAGAGCAACCCCAACATCTGAAATCAAAAGAGCTACTCCAACAGCTGAAATCAAAAGAGCAACCCCAACATCTGAAATCAAAAGAGCTACTCCAACAGCTGAAATCAAAAGAGCAACCCCAACAGCTGAAATAAAAAGAGCAACCCCAACATCTGAAATCAAAAGAGCTACTCCAAAATCTGAAATCAAACGAGCAACCCCAACATCTGAAATCAGAGTTAAAACACCAACTTATGAATTCCAAACATTAAGAACTTCAGCAGGACGGCCTAAAACCCCAGCATACCATATGACTCGGGCTACAACGCCCGTCTTTGAAATCTCAAGACCCAATCCTCTCTTGTTTGCAGTGTCGCCAATCACAGTAGAGCCAGAGAGGTCAAGGACACCCAAAACAGTTTCTGCTGCAAGCAGTTCATCTGCTTCCCAAAGTGTGAAGATTACTGAGCCTAAGCCTACTGAAACAATACTGAATGGGGACATTCATTCAGACATGACACCTGCTGCTAAACCAGTCCAACAAAGTATTACAAAGTCAAAATCAGAGCCTGATCTGACAAGAGAAAAGATCCCAACTGCTCCAGCTGCCTCCCAAACACTTAAAACGTCTACATCTGAGCCAACAACACCAGCAGTGACTTCTTATGGTTATCAGAGGTCTACAACTCCAACATACGAGGCATCCCGACTTATGACCACATCACCTGGCTATAAAAGACCAAAGACACCTACATATGGGACATCATCTTCTGGTGTATCACCTGTAGCCCTTCAGAGACCTAAAACCCCAACCCAAGTGGCTCAAAAATCTAAGTCTGCCTACCGTGGACTGACACCGGCTGAATATGCTGCTTACGGCGGAATCAGAACTTTCTCTCCAGCATTTGGTATTTCCAGTTTTAAGACGCCAACTGAAGAGGAGGTTAAAGCTACAAAAGAGGAATCAGCAGAATGTAAAACATCTAGCCACGAACCATCCGTGAAGGCACAAGTTACAGCAGAGGTTTCTGAAGTCAAAGAAACCCCCAAAGACGTAGATAAAACCCATCTGAGAGACGAGAAGGTTGCCGCCACCCCCTCAGTCcctattattattgtttcacAAGCATCTGACACCTCAGGAACAACGTTAAGACAAGAAACAAGTACGGTATCCAGTCAGGTTGcagcaaaacaagaaaaaacgaTGATTCAAGAAACACCAAAGGCTAAACCTCCAACAGTGGAGGGGAAAACACCTGTTCAAGAAGTCGCCAAACCAAaggcaaaaactcctgaagCCAAACATCCTCAGCCCAAAGGTGACAAACAGGATCCTCTGAAGGCAGTAAGAAAACTTTTAGGCAAAGATAAATTGCAGCCTGCCCAGCAGAAATCAGGAACTGAGACAAAAAATGAGGTCTCAGATCAAAAAGAGCAAGCGAAACCTGTAGCTGCCATCAAGACTAAAGCAGAAGGCTCAAAGCCAAGCACTGCAGCGCCTGCTCTGCCTGTTAAGACATCTGCTGCTGAGTCAACAGGAAGTGAAGACAAAGGAAACGATAAGAAAGCAGAATCAGCAGTTAAATCTGCAACTGAGAAAAAGGAAGGTGACGAATCCTTCCCAGCAGCAGAGCCCCTTCTTAAAGTCATACAAAAGCCAAAGGGAGTGAAATCTAAAGTGAGCGGTTGGTCCCGACTCAAGAAGCACATGGTGGTGGAGCAGGAGGAGCCTAAATTTCCAGAGATAGGCTCTCAGAAGGAGGCCACTGGGCAGGACCAGAGTGAGGTGAAAAAGGCCGACGAGAAGGCCGACGACAAACCTGGCACTCAGGTCGAGAACCAAACTAAAGACGCTCCCAAGGCAACAAAGATGTGGGATGCTGTCCTCTTCCAAATGTTTTCCACTAAAGAGAACATCATGCACCAGATCGAGTTAAACAAAAGcgagaaggagaaggaagaagagataAAGGACGAGCTGAAAGAGATCCCTTCATTTGCACACCGACTGCCTGTGCTGCTTTTTAGTCCAAAGTTTGACGCTAAAAGGCTTAAAGAGGCGGCATCGAGGCCGGTGACGAAAATTTCAACTGTTTTTGAAATGGGTCTGATTGGGCGGAAAGGTAAAGACGAGGAACCAAAAGACTTTAATAGAACAGCGAGGGGGTTCACTGCTACTTAA